In Nostoc sp. CENA543, a single genomic region encodes these proteins:
- a CDS encoding CHAT domain-containing protein, producing the protein MRSPKPYLTAITLILVISGAIANLPILFSTPQVLAQTPQDRKAEADRLLLQGIKQFQTGQLEAVLQSWQQALKIYQEIKDRKGEGAALANLANAYKVLKNYPKIIECYKQYLPIARESKNRQGESDALFNIGLAYGSLQDYTKAIEYYEQGLPITREIKDTQNEFYTLGNLGIAHLQLKNYRKAIEYEQQYLVIARKIKDRPRELQGLKALAVAYQGLSDFPKALEYSQRGLDIAKEIKDRNGEGQLQGLLSMLYANLGYYPKAIASAQQSLAIAKEIKIPEQEGYALENLGNIYVVLGETSKAVEYYQQSLVISRKIKNRNGEGTLLGNLGNNYAISGDYLKAIESYEQRLAIAREIKDDLGELVALGNLGISYMILGNHPKGIEYYQQELTKARKIKDRLGEGSALSHFGGAYIDSGEYSKAIEHLQQALVIAQELKDAGSKKIALNSLGLAFYKQENLTLAESNLIEAIKLQESLRLRAKELKDIQKISLYDQQRSSYETLQQVFIAQNKTDAALEISERGRGRAFVELLTSRIFSNSKEQLLTPPTIAEIKQIARLQNATLVQYSIISDKFKVEGKIQFKESELYIWVINSTGEVTFRKVDLKPLWQKENTTLPQLVTTSRQAIGARGTAFRGINVTYNPNAPKAKNNLKRLHELLINPIADLLPKNPNERVIFIPQNALFLVPFAALQDAESKYLIEKHTILTSPSIQVLDLTRKQRQRLGTKPIQGKDTLIVGNPTMPFFAPKIDETPQQLTPLPGAEKEATAISKLLKTAPLIGNKATESTVIKRLPQARFVHLATHGIFDDIQGLNSAIALTPSGQDDGLLTASEILDLKLNAELVVLSACDTGRGRISGDGVIGLSRSLISAGVPSVLVSLWAVPDAPTARLMTQFYQNLQKNPDKAQALRQAMLTTMKTNPNPVDWAAFTLIGEAE; encoded by the coding sequence ATGCGTTCTCCAAAACCTTATTTAACGGCTATTACTCTAATTTTGGTGATCTCAGGGGCGATCGCTAATTTACCGATATTATTCTCAACACCGCAAGTATTGGCACAAACACCACAAGACCGCAAAGCTGAAGCAGACCGATTGCTGCTGCAAGGTATTAAGCAATTTCAAACTGGTCAACTTGAAGCAGTATTACAATCTTGGCAACAAGCACTCAAAATCTACCAAGAAATCAAAGACCGTAAAGGCGAGGGTGCTGCACTTGCGAATCTTGCTAATGCTTACAAAGTTTTAAAAAACTACCCTAAAATTATTGAGTGCTATAAGCAGTATTTACCAATCGCACGAGAATCAAAAAACCGTCAAGGTGAGAGTGATGCACTTTTTAATATTGGTCTTGCCTACGGTAGCTTACAAGATTACACCAAAGCCATTGAGTATTACGAGCAAGGATTGCCAATCACAAGAGAAATTAAAGACACTCAAAATGAGTTTTACACTCTTGGAAATCTTGGTATTGCCCACCTTCAACTAAAAAACTACCGCAAAGCAATTGAATATGAACAGCAATACTTGGTGATCGCACGGAAAATCAAAGACCGTCCCAGGGAACTGCAAGGACTGAAAGCTCTTGCTGTTGCCTATCAAGGATTGTCAGACTTTCCAAAAGCCTTGGAATACTCACAGCGAGGTTTGGACATAGCAAAAGAAATAAAAGACCGGAATGGAGAGGGACAATTACAGGGACTACTCAGTATGCTCTACGCGAATCTAGGATACTACCCCAAAGCTATTGCGTCCGCGCAGCAGAGTTTAGCGATCGCTAAGGAAATTAAAATACCCGAACAGGAGGGTTATGCACTGGAAAATCTAGGTAATATCTACGTTGTATTGGGAGAGACCTCCAAAGCTGTAGAATATTATCAGCAGAGTTTAGTGATCTCTCGAAAAATCAAAAACCGTAATGGCGAGGGTACACTACTGGGTAATCTTGGCAACAACTACGCGATTTCAGGAGACTACCTCAAAGCGATTGAGTCTTATGAACAAAGATTAGCGATCGCAAGAGAAATTAAAGATGATTTAGGAGAGCTTGTTGCACTGGGGAATTTAGGCATATCCTACATGATATTAGGAAACCACCCCAAAGGTATTGAGTATTATCAGCAAGAGTTAACAAAAGCAAGGAAAATAAAAGACCGTCTCGGTGAGGGATCGGCTTTGAGTCATTTCGGTGGTGCCTACATTGATTCGGGAGAATACTCCAAAGCGATTGAGCATCTCCAGCAAGCTTTGGTGATCGCACAAGAGTTAAAAGATGCTGGCAGCAAGAAGATTGCGCTGAATAGTTTAGGGCTAGCTTTCTACAAACAAGAAAATTTGACTCTGGCAGAAAGTAATCTAATTGAGGCAATCAAACTCCAAGAGTCTCTACGTTTACGAGCAAAGGAATTAAAGGATATACAAAAGATATCGTTGTATGACCAGCAAAGAAGTTCATACGAAACTCTACAACAAGTCTTCATAGCCCAGAATAAAACTGATGCAGCCTTAGAAATATCCGAACGAGGCAGGGGACGTGCTTTTGTAGAGTTACTGACTTCTCGAATTTTCTCTAACTCCAAGGAACAATTACTCACTCCACCAACAATTGCAGAAATTAAACAAATTGCAAGATTACAAAATGCCACTTTGGTACAATATTCGATTATTAGTGATAAATTCAAAGTAGAAGGTAAGATTCAATTCAAAGAATCTGAACTCTACATTTGGGTAATTAACTCCACAGGTGAAGTTACTTTCCGTAAAGTTGACTTGAAACCCCTGTGGCAAAAAGAAAATACAACTCTTCCACAACTTGTTACCACCAGCCGTCAAGCGATAGGTGCAAGAGGTACAGCTTTTCGCGGTATCAATGTAACCTATAACCCCAATGCACCCAAAGCCAAAAATAATTTAAAGCGTCTCCACGAATTATTAATCAACCCCATTGCTGACTTATTACCTAAAAATCCTAACGAAAGAGTAATTTTTATTCCTCAAAATGCATTATTCCTCGTCCCCTTCGCCGCCTTACAAGACGCAGAAAGTAAATATCTAATTGAAAAACATACTATTCTCACGTCACCATCAATTCAGGTGTTAGACTTAACCCGCAAACAAAGACAACGTTTAGGCACAAAACCCATCCAAGGGAAAGACACGCTGATTGTTGGTAATCCCACCATGCCCTTTTTCGCACCTAAAATTGATGAAACTCCCCAACAACTTACGCCTTTACCTGGTGCAGAAAAAGAAGCAACAGCAATTAGCAAATTACTCAAAACCGCACCTCTAATTGGCAACAAAGCCACAGAATCAACTGTAATCAAACGTTTACCCCAAGCACGATTTGTGCATTTAGCCACCCACGGTATATTTGATGATATTCAAGGGTTAAATAGTGCGATCGCTTTAACTCCATCGGGTCAAGATGATGGCTTATTAACAGCTTCGGAAATTCTTGATTTAAAACTGAATGCGGAATTAGTGGTGCTGAGTGCTTGCGATACCGGCAGGGGACGCATTTCTGGGGATGGGGTGATTGGGTTATCTCGTTCGTTAATTAGTGCGGGTGTCCCTAGTGTTTTAGTATCGCTGTGGGCAGTGCCAGACGCGCCTACAGCCCGATTAATGACGCAATTTTATCAAAATCTGCAAAAAAACCCTGACAAAGCCCAAGCACTGCGTCAGGCGATGTTGACGACGATGAAAACGAACCCGAACCCTGTTGATTGGGCGGCTTTTACTCTTATTGGAGAAGCTGAGTAG
- a CDS encoding caspase family protein, translating to MSYIKRRQFLQFSASTLATLGLSQLDIMQQGHNLGKVLAQKTGRKLALLVGINQYPQSTGLKPLSGCVTDVRLQQKLLIHRFGFKAEDVITLTNQQATREGILSKFEQHLINQARPGDVVVFHFSGHGSRLYDRDGDAPDGLNSALVPVDGRLPEGYPFQGGFVNHIMGHTLFLLMSALKTENVTVVLDCCHSGGGKRGNLRVRAVDDGELLKPSLEELLYQGQWLDKLGMSRQEFIQKRRQTVAKGVVIASARREQLAADLPFGDFHAGAFTYLLTQYIWQQIGNEPINRAIANVGRSTKILASREGYYQDPEIESNLNSQNPNPPLYFFPFQAIPAEAVITQVNNNQVQLWLGGIDSQSLEAFTNNPLFSVVDNQGNEVGWLKLDSRQGLEGKGTLVNTRNGSVKNLQPGTLLQERIRSIPNNPTLKIGIDESLNQKTAQQAIQSMQAIKRIEPTALGKQEVQYIFGQMTANTLQQLQKLKISNLPKVGSFGLFLPSQDQIIPQSFGEAGESVTNAVKRLQPKLQSLLAARVVKQILGNTNSSRLNVTVSMNIADSNELLAETFPVRGNTKKSTFSTSAASVKISEFGLSQLPIGTKIAFKIQNNESQSLYLSILVIDAEGTMTVIFPNNWSASENAALVEANQTQLIPQIDDEFVLTVSEPLGVSEALIIASTSPLRTSLQALQKIASLAGASNTRQPISTKPDQILDVTNKLLDDLDTGTRNALRGQEVTLPSGVRGIDTQKLAAMAIAFEVVPS from the coding sequence ATGTCTTACATCAAACGCCGCCAATTTCTGCAATTCTCTGCTTCCACCCTCGCAACTTTGGGTTTGAGTCAGTTGGATATTATGCAGCAGGGTCATAATTTGGGTAAAGTTCTGGCTCAAAAGACAGGACGTAAACTAGCTTTATTAGTGGGAATTAATCAATATCCTCAAAGCACAGGTTTAAAACCTCTATCTGGTTGCGTTACTGATGTGAGGTTGCAGCAAAAGTTACTCATTCACCGCTTTGGTTTTAAAGCTGAAGATGTGATCACTCTGACTAACCAACAAGCCACCCGTGAAGGTATTCTCAGCAAATTTGAACAACATCTGATTAATCAGGCTCGTCCTGGTGATGTGGTGGTGTTTCACTTTTCTGGACATGGTTCGCGCCTTTATGACAGAGATGGCGATGCACCAGATGGACTCAATAGTGCTTTAGTTCCCGTGGATGGTCGATTACCAGAAGGCTATCCATTTCAGGGGGGCTTTGTCAACCACATTATGGGGCATACACTATTTTTACTCATGTCTGCATTGAAAACCGAGAATGTCACGGTGGTGTTAGATTGTTGTCATTCTGGTGGGGGTAAACGGGGTAATTTACGTGTGCGTGCTGTTGATGATGGAGAGTTACTAAAACCCAGTCTCGAAGAATTGCTATATCAAGGTCAGTGGTTGGATAAGTTAGGAATGTCACGACAAGAATTTATCCAAAAACGTAGACAAACTGTGGCTAAAGGGGTGGTAATTGCTAGTGCTAGAAGGGAACAATTAGCGGCTGATTTACCCTTTGGAGATTTCCATGCAGGAGCGTTTACTTACCTATTAACGCAGTATATTTGGCAACAAATTGGCAATGAACCGATCAATAGAGCGATCGCTAATGTGGGTCGCAGTACAAAAATCTTAGCTAGTCGTGAAGGCTACTATCAAGACCCAGAAATTGAGTCTAATCTCAATTCTCAAAATCCTAATCCACCCCTCTATTTTTTCCCTTTTCAAGCTATACCGGCAGAGGCGGTAATTACTCAAGTTAATAATAATCAGGTTCAGTTATGGTTGGGTGGCATTGATTCACAAAGTTTAGAAGCTTTTACTAATAATCCTCTCTTTTCAGTTGTGGATAATCAAGGTAATGAAGTTGGGTGGTTAAAGTTAGATTCCCGCCAAGGATTAGAAGGAAAAGGTACATTAGTAAATACACGCAATGGCTCAGTTAAAAATTTACAACCAGGCACTTTATTACAAGAACGGATTCGCAGTATTCCCAATAATCCCACTTTAAAAATCGGTATTGATGAATCTCTTAATCAAAAAACTGCCCAACAAGCTATCCAATCTATGCAAGCAATTAAACGCATTGAACCTACAGCTTTAGGGAAACAGGAGGTGCAATATATTTTTGGGCAGATGACAGCAAATACATTGCAACAACTCCAGAAATTAAAAATATCTAACCTGCCAAAAGTTGGTAGTTTTGGTTTATTTTTACCCAGCCAAGACCAAATTATTCCTCAGTCTTTTGGTGAAGCAGGTGAATCGGTAACGAATGCAGTCAAAAGGTTACAACCCAAGTTGCAATCTCTTTTAGCTGCACGGGTGGTCAAGCAAATTCTCGGTAACACTAATTCATCCAGATTGAATGTAACTGTGTCGATGAATATTGCTGATAGTAATGAATTATTAGCCGAAACTTTTCCGGTACGGGGTAATACTAAAAAGTCTACTTTCTCTACATCTGCTGCATCTGTAAAAATCTCTGAATTTGGTTTGAGTCAACTACCTATAGGCACTAAAATTGCTTTTAAAATTCAAAATAATGAGTCTCAATCTCTTTATCTGAGCATTTTAGTTATTGATGCAGAAGGAACGATGACGGTCATATTTCCTAATAATTGGTCAGCGTCAGAAAATGCAGCGTTAGTCGAAGCCAATCAAACACAACTAATTCCGCAGATTGATGATGAATTTGTCTTAACTGTTTCTGAACCTTTAGGGGTTTCTGAGGCTTTAATTATTGCCAGTACCTCACCTTTAAGAACATCTCTCCAAGCATTACAAAAAATCGCTAGCCTTGCAGGAGCTAGTAATACTCGTCAACCCATTTCTACAAAGCCTGACCAAATTTTAGATGTGACAAATAAGTTACTAGATGATCTAGATACGGGAACACGTAATGCTTTAAGAGGTCAAGAAGTCACTTTACCATCAGGTGTGAGGGGAATCGATACTCAAAAACTAGCAGCAATGGCGATCGCTTTTGAAGTCGTACCCTCTTAA
- a CDS encoding helix-turn-helix domain-containing protein: protein MEAEIKDVNLPNGQLLTPFQRKLLLKNLTEDLPGLYRQRIQIMLLADEGKSQTNICRTLGCCPATARHWIHIARSGMAHQWQTAPIGRPKAVNEEYLERLKTLVNDSPRNYGYAFQRWTANWLSKHLAKEFGFQLSDCHIKRLLKTMGLSTKSKPVITPETPSQISTNSQISIGNLSSESLLNESERLPIHFLKIKTNS from the coding sequence ATGGAAGCAGAAATCAAAGATGTAAATCTTCCCAATGGTCAATTATTGACACCCTTTCAACGCAAATTATTACTGAAAAATTTGACCGAAGATTTACCAGGATTATACCGTCAACGTATTCAAATTATGTTGTTAGCAGATGAAGGTAAATCACAAACCAACATCTGTCGTACCTTGGGATGCTGTCCCGCTACAGCCAGACATTGGATACATATTGCTCGGAGTGGAATGGCGCATCAATGGCAAACTGCCCCAATTGGTCGTCCTAAAGCCGTCAATGAAGAATATTTAGAGCGTTTAAAAACACTAGTTAATGATAGTCCCCGTAATTATGGTTATGCTTTTCAACGGTGGACAGCAAACTGGTTAAGTAAGCATTTAGCTAAGGAATTCGGCTTTCAGTTGAGTGATTGTCATATCAAACGCTTACTCAAAACAATGGGTTTATCGACAAAATCTAAACCTGTTATCACCCCAGAAACTCCATCCCAAATATCTACCAATTCCCAGATTTCTATCGGTAATCTCAGTAGTGAAAGTTTGTTAAATGAGAGTGAAAGATTACCGATTCATTTCTTGAAAATTAAGACAAATTCATAA